The region AATTTAAATCCGCGGGGTTCGAACGGGTCGGCACGTAACGCCATTCCGCGTTCGGGAGGGCCGTTTGGATCTTCGATACTCGGTTGGCCACTATAACCTTCCAGGTCGATGGGTGTTTTTTCAGCCAAGCTAGAGCGATAGTTGAGTCTGTCCAACAGACTACTCGATCTATTTTCATTGCAAGCGAGTCTCTCACGTGCAAGATTAGCTCGGCTAGCAGTACGGCCCCGTTCAATTCAAGAACTGGGATCGACTGTGTTTTTATTGGAGCCACTCGCGTTTTTGCCATCAACAGCGATGTAAACACACCGTTGTCTATCGTCGTCACTCTTAAATAAGTGACAGCCGAATAGGCTGCGAGCGATGCGTCACAAAATCCGTGCAGTTCCACAGAAGTCGTGTCGGCTCCATATCGGATCCATCGGGGAAGTTTCCACCTGTTCAATCTGCTCCAATCCGCACAAAATGTGTTCCACATTTTGAGCGTTTCCGCGGAAACTTGCTCGTCCCACTGGATTTTTTCCAGCCATTGGGACTGCATTAAAGTTTTCGCGCGAATCACGACTGGCGAAAGCCAGCCGAGAGGGTCgtataattttgcaatttccgAAAACAAAGTACGCTTTGTGATCGGTGTTGCAGACGGTTGGAAACGTTGCAGATTGAAGTAGAAAAAATCTCCCGATGGAATCCATCGCAGACCGAGTACCTTTAATTCGGAATTATCGAACAAATCAAGGTCGACTGCGTGGGAGTGCGAGCTATGTGGAATATTGCCTAATAAATCTGGCGAATTTCCAGCCCACTTACGAAGGTTAAATCCACCTTGCTGTAAGAGCTCGCACGTTTGTTTACGGATTTGCTCCAACAATAGTTTGTCCGGAGCTCCCATAAACACGTCGTCAACATAGACGTCCTTCTCGAGGATAGGAGCGGCGAGCGGGAATCGGTCACCGTCCCGTTTTTTCAGCTCGAGAAGTGTTCGCATCGATAAATATGGAGCACACGCCGTACCGTAGGTCACGGTTTTTAATTCGAACGCTATGTTTCGTTCGGTTTCTGGCGTGCGCCACACGATGCATTGGAATCGACGATCCTCTGCAGCTACGAGAATTTGTCGAAACATTTTCTCGATATCTGCTACTAGCACGTATTGATACAGACGCCACCGCGTTAATACAGCGGTGATATCGTTCTGTAGCTTCGGTCCTACGTGGAGGATGTCGTTCAGCGAGCGTCCGCCCGCTGTTTTACTGGAAGCGTTAAACACGACGCGCAGCTTCGTCGTAGCGCTTTCCGTTCGAACAACCGCTCTATGTGGAATGTAGAGTCGTGTCTTGTCGAGGAACTCTAGGCGAGTCATATGACTCAACGACTCATATTCAGTGAGAAACTCACTGTATTCCCTCATGAGGGTTGGATCCAGGTCCAGTTTTTTCCTTAACCTAGTCAACGCGGAGAGAGCTATTGGAAGAGATTCTCCCAACAGCTCGTCCGGGTTTTCGTGGTTGAAGGGCAACCGAACGATGAATCGTCCCGTCGCGTCTCGCGCGACGGTTTTTGCGAAGTATTCTTCGCATTCGTCCTCGGCCTTGGTATTCACCAATTTGGAGGGAATCTCCTCTATCTCCCAGAATCTTCGTATCGCTTTGTCGAGCGATTCGAGGACGGTGCAATGCAGCGTCCTCACGGGGTTTGGGGAAGAGGTGGCTGCGTCGACCGGGCCTGACAGTATCCAGCCTAAAGCTGTTTCCTGCGCGATCGGCCCTCGCTTACCGAATCGCCGAAGCCCTGGTCGAATGATACTCGCATATGTCCCAGCTCCGATCAGCACCTCTATTGGGCGGTCTGAAGCGGGGTCAGGATCCGCGAGTGTCAGTTCACGCAACGCGGTGTATTCCGGCACGTGAACCGACGGCGGGGCACACGAGGTGATTCGGGACACCACGTATGCACTGGTGCGGAACGCCTCCTCAGTGCAACGTGTCGAACCGAACTCGATATCCACGCTATATTTTATATCCTGGGCTTTTCCGCCCCCCAAGCCCGTAACTGTGGCTGGGGTTTTCCTTCTCGCGAGTCGCAAGTCATTTGCGAGGTTCGCGGAAATGAAGGAGGCTTCCGAGCCCTGGTCTATGAGTGCACGCGCGATGCGCGTCGTGCCTCCCTTTCCTGTGACTCGCACATTTGCCGTCGGCAGAAACACAGCTGGTGTTCCGCTCTCCGTCGCACTACAGTGCGACGTCACGTCGGCGCTTGATGTAGAAGCACGAGATTTCGTGTTTACATTCGCGGGCTCACGTGCGGAGACGTTAGTCCGTCCCGCTTCCCGCTGGCCCTGCTGTGGCTTTTTCGTCGACCGACGATTGCCTGTGCCGACTTGTGGTGCGTCAAAGTGCAGAATAGTGTGATGCTTCTTACTGCACTTTGTACACGCTGCGTTCTTAGGGCAACGCGCGACTGTGTGAGTCGAAGCGAGACAGTTTATACACGACTGATTCGCTTTAATATAATGGAAGCGCAATTCAGGCGTGAGCAGCTTGAACTTTTTGCACGTTGTAATTCCGTGCGTCAGTCCGCAGAATGTACACTCCAAGGTTGGACCGGGAGAGCTTTCGACTACGGCGTTATGTTGCCGTATGCGAGGTTTTGACGTGGGGTCAACCGCTTGTTTTTGTACCGGGTTGATCAGCACGTGCAGTCTGTGCTCTTGCTCCCTGAGAAAATCCAACATCTCATTAAAGGAGGGGATTTCTTGGTTGAGCTTTTGCGTGCCCTCCCATTCCCATTCTAGGGATTGGTCCAACTTAGATTTTATCAGGATGACCAACACGTCGCTGTAATGCTCTACCTTGCGCCCCAGCTTCTGGAGCGCGGCGAGCGTTTGTTTCCAGCCGACGGTGACCTGTTGCAGGCTTTCTATGTCGCCCGTACTGATCGGCTTCAGCTTCGTGAATGTTGCGAGAAGCTGAAGCACCATGCGACGTGGGTTCCCGAATTGTTCGGTCAGGGTATCCCACGCCGGCTTGAAATTGCGATCCGCAATTTCAAGCGTGGCAATCGATGCGAGTGCCTCTCCTTCCAAGCAGCCGTTCAGATATTGCAAACGTTGCGCATCTGACAACCGTTGATCTTTGATTATGCTGGCGGTGAACAGATCCGCAAAGTGACACCACTTTCGCGGATCTCCGCTAAATCTCGGTAAATTCTGCTTGGGAAGCTCAAGCGTACTAGGCTGGCCGGTTGCTCCGGCACCCGCGGTATTCCCGGGGTTACCGAATCCAGCCGATTCCTTTTCCTGTATGAGGCTGTCCAATTCCGTCATCAGGAAGTTCTGAGCTTCATGGAACGCATCTTCTGCATCATCCATCGTGCTCTCGCCGAAGAAGGGTATGACCTTCCGCTTGCTGTCAGGGACCTCCTTTTTGAGCTGTTTAACTCGCTCTTGGATGTCCCTCCAAACGTCAGTTACATACTCCAACTTCTGCTTGAGGAGAGAGATGGTATAATTATTTCGCCCCTTTTTCTTCAGATTAGTCACGAGTCGGGTCATTCCCCGAATTCGTGACTGAATATCCTCCATCTCGACCTCCAGGGCAGGAAGAGTCAACTGCTCCTTTACGGGGTTCGACATGGTGATATACTTCGAGAGGTAAACACTGCTCGAAGGTCAACCTGAAGTGATCGTTTCTTTCACCCTTTCTCAACCTTtcaatccggctcgaaggaccttatgttggaatcgcttaaaataagggatccaacggaggtccggatgaggtgagattgaggggatacgaaagaaaacgaagacacgagttttatattttgtcggccctgaaaagggcttggaaACGACGTTTATTAAAATCTGTTTTCTGGGGCTGGGCgctggctccggtcctcgtcggctcgaatggacggcggcggatcggagggccttggctggtggtgacgccggctccccttagcgacgttggcgtctgaaaaagagagatagcggcggaaccgcggcggtaagcaagagtgtaaatctagctataccaaagattcccaactccaggctgcgctcgcgagcctatttggaggggatagcaaaaccttgcctgtaacgctaaggtaatgcagtggactgtattatcgactcttcttcgggTGCGAAGAAGacgtcgatgaacgagtggcttgagaggaggagggacctcttctcttcgccttgcaccttttagaaaggttcgcttcgtacgaatccaagtaacttagggattcgtgagcggagggacacgctataaccagcgaattgctagtcctggaggctgaggacggccagaggctcggcgactccgttcaccttaccgtgtgcttctattcgtcacacgggggttgcttctaaacggggtggcagagcacgagtaacgcagaggtgataggcacgtacgttatctctctctgttgtaacccgtctctcagggatccaacaggcagcggcctttgttgctccgagacgaagacgagactcagagaatcagggcaggccccgattccaagagtgcaaatctcgatcaattgtctcctaagacaaaccaggtgctctttcgtacgtagtatacgtacgaatcgagcagagtttcctagtctgtcggcgacagaggttcagctttttagagctagtgagatttcaagtgtctggtaaccaaactacttgaaatctgaaaactggcgagctgagaggcgcttgacgtacggtcgcactgactgcgtcaagcttgattgtcgaaagacgactggggcgagagccgcgcgtgtctccgcgaagcggaagacatgccaaattttaccactacgcggcgctcacaaattatcttttgtctcgtgctaatgtagtacgatgtactctctctctccttcaggctccgatgtccccactcgacatcgagcctggagttcaaaaccgttgctcgacaacgcttactttgtttgaactttaattttgacgacaaaaacaagtcatacgacagctgatcgtgttttgctgctaggacaacgtatgctccgaccgaaggccaccttcggtcggtcacgtataccaacaaattacgaatctcgcggacgagccaaatgcccgttatataaccgctttttaaacactaGAACTAATTTACGAACTACACCTAAATCTACTATATAAAACTATTTTACTCTACCCTAACTAAAACCCGCTTGATAGCGATCTGGAAAACGCACAATTCTTCCAGAACGCGTCGAAAAACGGTTGCGTTCTCTCTGAACCTCGCTCGGCGGAGGTCGATCTACATTCGGTAGAGATCGATCTGTATTCCGATTCTCCCTTACGACAGTTTCCTTTCGAATGACTACCTCGCCTTCATCAACCTGTTCCTCCAAATCTTCAGGGATGATGAAAGCAGGTTTCAGACGGTCAATACTAATTCTTATGTGCTTGCCCCGTAtatcaattaaaaaattcttttcctCTCTTTGAACGACTCTATACGGTCCGTCATATGACGTTTGTGCAGGGCTTTTTACCGCGTCATGACGTACAAACACATAAGGTGTCGAAAAcaattctttaaaaataaaCGATTTTCCTGAACCGTGTCGCTTGACAGGTTGTGGTTTTACCTTGTCAAAGTGTCGCTTTAAACGCAAAACAAAATCTGAATTAGGATTATGATTGCTTGCTAAGAAAAATTCCGCAGGCAAACGAACATTAGTGCCATATACTAATTCGGCCGATGTTGCCTTTAAATCGGCTTTAATAGCCGTACGTATACCTAACAGGACAATGGGTAAAATCTCGACCCAATTGTCGGTATTGTGACACTTGATTGCGCATTTCATTTGGCGATGAAATCTTTCCACCATGCCATTTGCCTGGGGGtgatacgctgttgtatgtatgtgtTTCGTACCAAGCAATCTACACAATTCCTTGAATAACTGGGATTCGAATTGGCGTCCTTGATCAGTTGTAATTCTCAACGGCACGCCAAAACGAGCAACCCAAGTCGAGATAAAAGTTGAAGCAACCGTCGATGCCTCCATGTCAGCTATAGGTGTAGCTTCCGGCCAACGAGTGAATCTGTCAATGCACGTCAGACAATACCTATAACCTTGGGAAAACTGCATTACCACAATGTCCATGTGGACATGTTCGAATCGTCCAGCAAAGTTCCCAAAATTGCCTATCGGTGCACTAACATGCCGAGAAATTTTCGACCGCCGACATGGTATGCATGAACGTGCCCACGTTCGTACGTCCTTATTAATTGCTGGCCAAACAAAACGCTCAGCAATTAACTTCTGAGTGGCCCTGATTCCCGGATGAGACAAATTATGCAACAAATTAAATATTCGACGGCGTAAAGTTCTTGGTACGAACGGTCGTACCGCGTCTCGCGTCACGTCGCAATAAATATCTATACCGCTTTCCGGAAATCGTATCTTTCGAAGTTGCAACGCGCAGGAACGAGATGATAGAATCTGTTGCAATTCTACATCATCTCGCTGCATATCTACCAAAGTTGAATGATCAACTGCTTTAGATATGACATTAATATGACGGATATCCGTAGTAAACTGACTAATAAAGTCTAAGTACCGGAATTGACGTGGTGAACACTTTTCGAGACTCTGGTTAAACGCAAAAATTAGCGGCTTATGGTCAGTAAAAATCACAAAGTCTCTTCCTTCGACAGCGTACCGAAAACGCTTTACAGCACTATATACCGCTAATAATTCGCGATCATATGCACTATATTTTCGCTGTGTTGAAGAAAGAGTCTTTGTGAAAAACCCTAACGGTTGCCAGGCATCGCCTACCTGCTGCTGCAATGCCGCTCCCATCGCATAGTCCGAAGCGTCCACGACAATACCTATCGGTGCGCCAGGTATCGGATGCGCAAGCATCGTCGAATTAATAAGGGCGGATTTTGCAGCCGAAAACGCATGTACCGCTTCTTCATTAAGAGTAACTGCGGTATTTCCCCTTTTTGTGCCTTTGAGAAGATTATTCAGAGGGTACAATATTTTCGCTGCGCCAGGAATAAATCGGCGGTAGAAATTAAACATTCCTAAAAACCTCCTTAACTCTTTAATCGTTCCTGGTTTCGGGTAATTAACAATAGCATCAATTCGCTCCGGTAGCGGTTTGACACCAAATTCATTTACTACGTACCCCAAGAATGTAATCTCCCTAACTCCGAAAATACATTTCGCGGAATTAATTACCACTCCGTAATCTTGTAGGCGTTTGAATAAAATGCCTAAATGCTTCGCATGCTGCTCTTCGTTTTCCGACGCTATTAAAAAATCGTCAATATACGCATAAACGAAATCTAAACCGCGCGTGATTTCGTCTACGAAACGCTGGCATGTCTGAGCAGCATTGCGTAACCCAAACATTGTATTCACCGCCTCAAAGAGACCAAAAGGGGTTGTAATTGCTGTTTTTTCTACGTCTTCTGGCGCTATCGGTATTTGGTGGTAAGCGCGCACCAAATCGATCTTCGAAAATACCTTTTTCTCATATAATCGTTGCGCAAAATCTTCTATGTGTGGCGGAGAATACTTATCCGGCACCGTTCTAGCGTTAAGCGCCCTGTAATCTCCACACGGTCGCAGACTTCCATCCTTTTTTGGCACAACGTGCAAGGGGGAAGACCATGGACTCCTTGATGTCCTTATTACTCCTTGCTGCAGCATAAGCTCGAATTCCGCTTTCACCGCTTTGAGGCGATCTGGAGCGAGACGTCGAGGTTTGCTGCATACTGGTGGTCCAGGTGTTGTTTTTATGTAGTGCTGCACCTTGTGTTTGATCAATTCTCTCCGAAAAACTGGAGGACGGGTTAATTCGGGGTACTCGGCCAATAGTTTGTGGTACACCGAATCACCAAACACTGTTTTGATCGCGGTAACCTCAGCACTTACGCCACAGCCGTTTATTGTCAGTTTCGTGATGGAATCGACTAATTGTTTATTCCGCGGATCCACCAATAACCCATAATGGCACAAAAAATCTACGCCGATTATAGGGGAGTTCACGTCGGCTATCACGAAAGACCACGTAAAACTTCGTCGAAGCCCAAAGTCTAAATCGACCGCGATCGTGCCATACGTTGCGATGCACGTGCCGTTTGCCGCGAAAAGTTCATACACACTTTTTGGAGGCGATTCACGCAATAATCTTCGCGGGTATACACACAGATTGGCGCCTGTGTCTATGAGGAACGACAGTTTTGAACGTCTGTCTTTCACGAAAATGCGGCGTGAATTTAAACCGTCGTCGAGTGCCGCGTTCACGGACGGCTTTTCTCGTTTCCCGAGATCCATTTACACGGTTCGCGACATTTCGTCGCGCGCTCCCCAAAACGAAAGTGGTACCAGCACAAATCCTTATCTTCAGGACGACGCGATGAACCAGCGCTGGGATGCCTGCGTCCTCGCGTTCGACTGGAACTCCGACCTCGTGGTCGCGAAGAAGATCGTCGTCGATCTCTTGCCAACTCGCTGATCTGGAGTCGAAGTTCACGCATTTCTTCCCGCCTCTGCCTGATTTCTGAATCGCCTGACACCATTTCCATTCGACCACTCTCAGGTCGAATCTCGTGTATCCGGTCGGCCAACTCAGTCAATGCAGCGGCATTTGACTCCGGAACAGCTGCCAGGACCCTCTGTATATTCGCGGGCAATCGATTCTTCCATAGGGTGATTATGAAATCTTCCGGAATGGAAGACGTTGCCAATGACTTCAGGTGTCTGTAAAACTGGGAAGGCGTGCGATCCCCGATCTGCTCGTTCTCCATCAACTTTCGCACTCGCGATCCATCCGATTCCGATAGTCTTTTCGTTAATTCACGTTTCAAGAATTCATACTGTCCGTTTTCGGGAGGATTTAAAATTACATCACCCACTTGCTCGGCGTACTTTTCGTCCAAGTGAGCAATCACTAAGCTGAACTTCACTTCGTCCCGTGTGATATGCGCGGAAGTAAACTGAGCTTCCACTAACCGAAACCATAATGCAACATTATGTGGCCAAAAACGAGGAAATCGTAACGTTTGCTGACTCACTATGCTACTTTCACTGCCTATAGTCGCGACGTTATCACTTAAATCACCCGCGGGATGCGCCATTATTAATTATCTTTCGTACACGAAATCCTCACTCACGTACGCGTCGTTACACCCTCAGATCACGTCGGGGTCACCAATGTGGGATATTCGTGTCAGGAAAAATAAAGCACGGACTTAAAAATCAACAAAATGGATTTATTTAAGTCGCGTAAAAATGTGAGACTTGCTAGACGTGTTGCtcaagtcaatcctcaagttcaaCTCCTCGACAACACGATTCGCTTTTCCCATCACCCTGCATGACGAGGTCAAATTTCTAAAAAGGCGTACTGGTGGGAGTAGCCCTTAGCGACAACGCGAAGTTGGAAAAACCCAACGCTTCGCAGGCTCTGGGAAATCCCGTTCGAAGGTCGATCGCCAAAAGTCATAAAAACATCTGCTTGGCAAATGTGACCATTGCCTGCGACGATGCACAAATTTTTCCGCTACGCTATTCACAGGTACCCCCACAGTTTCCTATATTTTTCTTATAAAACTAGCAAATTTAGCAAATTTTTTTACTAATTCTATTATTTCATTTATCCTGTGCTTACATACGAACTCTCACATGCCTGTCTCGTTGATTACGctgttaatattataatttatccTTATTTTACGCTTTTTGTCTCTTACAGCTTAAATTGCTTCATTTTCTACAATAAAAAATTTTTTCTTCTCTAATCGTATTCTAGAGGCTTTTATCTGCAGTCCCCAGTTAGTTGCAACTTCGTATCGCCTCTAGTTTTCTTCCAAAATTGATCCAAACATTTTTTGAACTCGTAAAAATGTTCCGATCGCCACGAAACTTTCCAGTTTTGTAGGTTTCGTCTTGATCTTCATTTTATGTCCTGTTCATTTTTTCCCTACTCCTTTTAGTTTTCCCGCAAAACGCTTCCaaatattttttgaaaactTAAATTTCAACTGATTTGTCTGAAACTTTATATGTGGGTTTTATTTATCATTCTGGTTCTTTTTTGTCCTATATTCTTTTTCTCTATCTCTGCTAGTTTCTGAGTTATGACCGTTTTTaaactaaattttcaattttcgtaaAAACCTTTCGTCTCAGTACTTAGTTTTCCTCATTCTGTCTTCAATTCCGCGTAGTGAAAATTCATCTTTTTCTACGTCTAAATTTCTATTCTATCAGTCTAACCTCTATTTTATTTATGAATatactttatttatttattcgtcAACCTATTTTTGCTTCGGTTTCTTCCTTTAACCTATTCTCATAACTTTTTGATTTCTTTATCTATTCGTTTAGTTCTATCTCctaatttctatcctcattttCGAATATTCGTTTTCGTTTTGTCTTTTCGCCAGATAGTTATATTActtctaacccagacctaaccgtcTTAATGTTTTCGTCTCTGTGTTTCGTGTCTTCTGTCCTTGTCTTACTTATTTGTCCTATTTGTCTTACTTTGTCTCTCTTGTAGTCATCCGCGCACTGCGCGGAGACTACCTTGGCCTTTCTAAATTAATTTTCTACTCCAATTCCTCTCTAATATCTACCTTTTTTGGTAGATTTCTCCTAATTTGGACCCGTTCTGTTTGAATCCGTAGTTCAAAAAATTTTAGCATGTTTTGTTTTTTGGATCCCTATTTTCTCATaaaataatcttaattttaCTATTCCCGCTCTGCTATATTGTTCGCCGTAATCAACAAGACATCATGTTCACATAGAGTGTCGTAAAAAATTGCCCTATCTTTAATTATTTCTACTTATTTATCCGCCACGTGCTATCGACTTCGTCCGCCATTTTGCGTCGCTATCGCTCGCGGCGCCTGTATTACCGACGCCCTCCATACATCTGTATTAGCCATCTTGTCGGTGTACATGCTCCACGTTAAATTTTCGCGTGCCATCTTGTGAGCAAGTACATGTATGTCATGAA is a window of Calliopsis andreniformis isolate RMS-2024a unplaced genomic scaffold, iyCalAndr_principal scaffold0017, whole genome shotgun sequence DNA encoding:
- the LOC143186593 gene encoding uncharacterized protein LOC143186593, whose amino-acid sequence is MSNPVKEQLTLPALEVEMEDIQSRIRGMTRLVTNLKKKGRNNYTISLLKQKLEYVTDVWRDIQERVKQLKKEVPDSKRKVIPFFGESTMDDAEDAFHEAQNFLMTELDSLIQEKESAGFGNPGNTAGAGATGQPSTLELPKQNLPRFSGDPRKWCHFADLFTASIIKDQRLSDAQRLQYLNGCLEGEALASIATLEIADRNFKPAWDTLTEQFGNPRRMVLQLLATFTKLKPISTGDIESLQQVTVGWKQTLAALQKLGRKVEHYSDVLVILIKSKLDQSLEWEWEGTQKLNQEIPSFNEMLDFLREQEHRLHVLINPVQKQAVDPTSKPRIRQHNAVVESSPGPTLECTFCGLTHGITTCKKFKLLTPELRFHYIKANQSCINCLASTHTVARCPKNAACTKCSKKHHTILHFDAPQVGTGNRRSTKKPQQGQREAGRTNVSAREPANVNTKSRASTSSADVTSHCSATESGTPAVFLPTANVRVTGKGGTTRIARALIDQGSEASFISANLANDLRLARRKTPATVTGLGGGKAQDIKYSVDIEFGSTRCTEEAFRTSAYVVSRITSCAPPSVHVPEYTALRELTLADPDPASDRPIEVLIGAGTYASIIRPGLRRFGKRGPIAQETALGWILSGPVDAATSSPNPVRTLHCTVLESLDKAIRRFWEIEEIPSKLVNTKAEDECEEYFAKTVARDATGRFIVRLPFNHENPDELLGESLPIALSALTRLRKKLDLDPTLMREYSEFLTEYESLSHMTRLEFLDKTRLYIPHRAVVRTESATTKLRVVFNASSKTAGGRSLNDILHVGPKLQNDITAVLTRWRLYQYVLVADIEKMFRQILVAAEDRRFQCIVWRTPETERNIAFELKTVTYGTACAPYLSMRTLLELKKRDGDRFPLAAPILEKDVYVDDVFMGAPDKLLLEQIRKQTCELLQQGGFNLRKWAGNSPDLLGNIPHSSHSHAVDLDLFDNSELKVLGLRWIPSGDFFYFNLQRFQPSATPITKRTLFSEIAKLYDPLGWLSPVVIRAKTLMQSQWLEKIQWDEQVSAETLKMWNTFCADWSRLNRWKLPRWIRYGADTTSVELHGFCDASLAAYSAVTYLRVTTIDNGVFTSLLMAKTRVAPIKTQSIPVLELNGAVLLAELILHVRDSLAMKIDRVVCWTDSTIALAWLKKHPSTWKVIVANRVSKIQTALPNAEWRYVPTRSNPADLNSRGIDAAEFLQSNLWTFGPTWLSEAEAQWPAIPASVETDESKRVAHAHVATPKPEWDFLFRFQSWRKLLRVTAYCLCWRRPSRNNQRSNAGQVIEAAEMRNAAERLARHIQGAHFAEEYRCLKNHRSIPVKSPLKSLNPFLDDKDVLRVGGRLENATLAWETKHPIILPKHYVSTLIIRQCHVDTVHGGLQLTLHTVRQNYWILGCRNAAKTVVNKCMRCVRWRGNTSTQIMQHLTPERCRPSRAFDNCGVDYAGPYRVRDSAGRGKTAHKAYIAVFVCYATRAVHIELVHDYTTSAFLAALDRFVARRGIPSCIFSDNGTNFVGADRELQQHCRAVFSATDTHNKCGAMGIQWRFNPPSAPHFGGMQEAGVKSVKHHLKRTLGEFTPTGEEMQTLLCKVEASLNSRPIAPLSDDPDDYASLTPGHFLTGGPLNAIPLQSMESEKLSRLSRWRAIQKFHEQLWRHWTRDYLTHLQNRYKWRTTQLQLQPGDLVLVQNPLLPPNQWEMGRIEEVFPGKDGNVRVVKVRTAKSTYTRPITRMCRLPVDEPATTTGTEGDTKVRPIVLEENRTIGTPSSLTPNPLGRGDEVFPSLSLQGKKRPREIAGATEIGCERRAGRVSRNQAMESDTQNTQNQISATFDRCLKIGEQALQQETRTPSPLEKSHQEAVQETTQEEWTITIGPPRMGPVQLRVPEHIPRTTRRYRCTVPGGRYALRWDREQRLTSLLWRPAVDPPTPRGQEKSTAPAAAASQAGGRTPNRPRPRTREDNRQQAQAPTTSRALVAARPSLTASRTRRPPRPQGPTLEELTRAAVGIAVETSMRLLQQQQQLHPQQSASPPAHNEFTSIELHLQHLSLSFAKKSITDSPLHGPFVLRQPSLTQSVRPFVKRNSASKSPDFKRQRRKRGLKASPRRQGPPIDRRTPEPSKTGVHSPDPQDLNFQ